The Listeria welshimeri serovar 6b str. SLCC5334 genome has a window encoding:
- a CDS encoding ABC transporter permease encodes MDTLKQLIDYYQTNGSYVMEEFWRHFLMSAYGVIFAAIIAIPLGVYIARKKRLAGWVIQIANIIQTIPALAMLAVLMLIMGLGTNTVVLSLFLYSLLPILKNTYTGIRNVDGALLESGKAMGMTKWQVLRLIEMPLALSVIMAGIRNALVIAIGVAAIGTFVGAGGLGDIIVRGTNATNGTAIILAGAIPTAVMAILADVLLGWVERTLNPVKNKRKTLTEAL; translated from the coding sequence ATGGACACATTAAAACAGTTAATTGATTATTATCAAACAAATGGAAGTTATGTCATGGAAGAGTTCTGGCGGCATTTCTTGATGAGCGCTTATGGAGTAATCTTCGCTGCAATCATCGCAATACCACTCGGAGTATACATTGCTAGGAAAAAACGCTTAGCTGGTTGGGTAATTCAAATCGCTAATATTATACAAACCATTCCAGCACTAGCTATGTTAGCTGTACTTATGCTTATTATGGGCTTAGGGACGAATACAGTCGTTTTATCGTTATTCCTGTATTCTTTATTACCAATTCTTAAAAACACCTACACAGGTATTAGAAACGTCGATGGAGCACTCCTTGAATCTGGCAAAGCAATGGGAATGACAAAATGGCAAGTTCTTCGTTTAATCGAAATGCCACTTGCATTATCAGTTATTATGGCAGGAATTCGAAATGCCCTTGTTATTGCTATTGGTGTTGCTGCAATAGGTACATTCGTTGGTGCAGGGGGGCTGGGAGATATTATTGTCCGCGGAACCAATGCAACTAATGGTACTGCAATCATTCTAGCTGGTGCAATCCCAACAGCAGTCATGGCTATTCTAGCAGATGTATTACTAGGTTGGGTCGAACGTACGTTAAATCCAGTTAAAAACAAAAGAAAAACACTTACCGAAGCTTTATAA
- a CDS encoding osmoprotectant ABC transporter substrate-binding protein, with amino-acid sequence MKKKFIALFSVLLLTSSLFLSSCSLPGLGGSSKDTIRIGAMATTESQIVSNILKQLIEHDTGLKVEIVNNLGSTIVQHQAMLNGDVDITATRYTGTDLVGPLGEEAIKDPEKALAAVKKGFEERFHQTWFDSYGFANTYVFMVRQDTAKKYNLNTVSDMRKVENELTAGVDNSWMEREGDGYKAFSKAYDIEFKKIFPMQIGLIYTALKNNQMDVALGYSTDGRIPTYNLKLLKDDKKFFPPYDASALATDEILKKHPELKTTINKLKGKISTEEMQKLNYQSDGELKEPSIVAQEFLEKNNYFEGKN; translated from the coding sequence ATGAAGAAAAAATTTATCGCTTTATTCAGCGTATTACTACTAACTAGTTCTCTTTTCTTGTCTAGTTGTTCTTTACCAGGACTTGGAGGGAGTTCCAAAGATACAATCCGCATAGGTGCAATGGCCACAACGGAATCACAGATCGTTTCTAATATTTTAAAACAATTAATCGAACATGATACCGGTTTAAAAGTAGAAATCGTTAATAATCTTGGATCGACTATTGTACAACACCAAGCTATGTTAAATGGTGATGTAGATATTACTGCGACAAGATACACTGGAACTGACTTAGTTGGGCCACTAGGTGAAGAAGCTATTAAAGATCCAGAAAAAGCATTAGCAGCAGTTAAAAAAGGCTTTGAAGAACGTTTCCATCAAACCTGGTTTGATTCTTACGGCTTTGCTAACACTTATGTATTTATGGTACGACAAGATACTGCTAAAAAATACAATTTAAATACTGTTAGTGATATGAGAAAAGTGGAAAACGAGCTTACTGCTGGAGTGGATAATTCTTGGATGGAACGCGAAGGAGATGGCTACAAAGCATTCTCAAAAGCATATGATATCGAGTTCAAAAAAATCTTCCCAATGCAAATTGGCTTAATTTATACCGCACTTAAAAATAATCAAATGGATGTGGCGCTTGGTTATTCTACAGATGGTCGTATTCCAACTTATAATTTAAAATTATTAAAAGACGATAAAAAATTCTTCCCACCATATGATGCTTCTGCTTTAGCAACAGATGAAATTTTAAAGAAACATCCTGAATTAAAAACAACTATCAATAAATTAAAAGGTAAAATTTCTACAGAAGAAATGCAAAAACTTAATTATCAATCAGATGGCGAGTTAAAAGAACCATCCATTGTAGCGCAAGAATTCCTAGAAAAAAATAATTACTTTGAAGGTAAAAACTAA
- a CDS encoding ABC transporter permease, with amino-acid sequence MDAIVTFFQENGHNLLVQTWQHLFISLSAVILGIAVAVPAGILLTRSPKVANFVIGVVSVLQTVPSLAILAFIIPLLGVGTLPAIIALFIYALLPILRNTFIGVRGVDKNLIESGRGMGMTNWQLIVNVEIPNSISVIMAGIRLSAVYVIAWATLASYIGAGGLGDFIFNGLNLYRPDLILGGAIPVTILALIVEFALGKLEYRLTPKAIREAREGGE; translated from the coding sequence ATGGACGCAATAGTTACATTTTTTCAAGAAAACGGCCATAACTTGCTTGTTCAAACATGGCAACATCTTTTCATCTCCTTATCTGCTGTTATTTTAGGTATCGCAGTTGCTGTACCCGCCGGAATTTTACTGACACGTTCACCTAAAGTGGCAAATTTTGTCATTGGCGTAGTGAGTGTGCTTCAAACGGTTCCGTCACTTGCCATTTTGGCGTTTATTATTCCATTACTTGGCGTTGGTACGTTACCGGCAATTATAGCGCTATTTATTTATGCACTTTTACCAATCTTACGTAACACTTTTATTGGTGTTAGAGGGGTCGATAAAAATTTAATTGAATCTGGTAGAGGCATGGGAATGACGAATTGGCAACTCATAGTTAATGTGGAAATTCCTAACTCCATATCAGTTATTATGGCTGGTATTCGTTTATCAGCAGTATATGTTATCGCTTGGGCAACGCTTGCTTCTTACATTGGAGCTGGGGGACTTGGAGACTTTATTTTTAACGGCTTAAACTTATACCGCCCTGATTTAATTCTCGGGGGAGCAATTCCAGTAACCATTTTAGCCCTTATAGTAGAATTCGCGCTTGGAAAATTAGAATATCGCTTAACTCCAAAAGCCATCCGCGAAGCTCGGGAAGGGGGAGAATAG
- a CDS encoding betaine/proline/choline family ABC transporter ATP-binding protein (Members of the family are the ATP-binding subunit of ABC transporters for substrates such as betaine, L-proline or other amino acids, choline, carnitine, etc. The substrate specificity is best determined from the substrate-binding subunit, rather than this subunit, as it interacts with the permease subunit and not with substrate directly.), whose protein sequence is MLKFEHVTKTYKGGKKAVNDLTLNIDKGEFVCFIGPSGCGKTTTMKMINRLIEPTEGKIFINDKDIMAEDPVKLRRSIGYVIQQIGLMPHMTIRENIVLVPKLLKWSEEKKQERAKELIKLVDLPEEFLDRYPYELSGGQQQRIGVLRALAAEQNLILMDEPFGALDPITRDSLQEEFKNLQKELGKTIIFVTHDMDEAIKLADRIVIMKAGEIVQFDTPDEILRNPANSFVEDFIGKDRLIEAKPDVTQVAQIMNTNPVSITADKSLQAAITVMKEKRVDTLLVVDEGNVLKGFIDVEQIDLNRRTATSVMDIIEKNVFYVYEDTLLRDTVQRILKRGYKYIPVVDKDKRLVGIVTRASLVDIVYDSIWGTVDDVTENQEEQADSEMTEPEMKQEG, encoded by the coding sequence GTGTTAAAATTTGAACACGTAACGAAGACTTATAAAGGGGGCAAAAAAGCCGTTAATGATCTAACTCTTAACATCGATAAAGGGGAATTTGTTTGTTTTATCGGTCCAAGTGGTTGTGGGAAAACTACAACAATGAAGATGATTAACCGACTTATTGAGCCAACAGAAGGAAAAATATTTATTAATGATAAAGACATCATGGCGGAAGATCCTGTAAAATTAAGACGCTCTATTGGATATGTCATTCAACAAATTGGCTTAATGCCACATATGACGATTCGAGAAAATATCGTCCTCGTACCAAAATTACTTAAATGGTCTGAAGAGAAAAAACAAGAACGCGCTAAAGAATTAATTAAATTAGTTGATTTACCAGAAGAATTCTTAGATCGCTATCCATATGAATTAAGTGGTGGACAACAACAACGTATTGGAGTTCTTAGGGCGCTTGCCGCAGAACAAAATTTGATTTTAATGGATGAACCATTCGGAGCATTAGATCCAATCACGCGTGACTCACTTCAAGAAGAATTCAAAAATTTACAAAAAGAACTTGGCAAAACTATCATTTTCGTTACTCATGATATGGATGAAGCAATAAAACTTGCAGATCGTATTGTTATTATGAAAGCTGGTGAAATCGTTCAATTTGATACACCAGATGAAATTTTGCGTAATCCAGCGAATTCGTTTGTTGAAGATTTTATCGGTAAAGATCGTTTAATTGAAGCGAAACCGGATGTAACGCAGGTAGCTCAAATCATGAATACCAACCCGGTTTCTATTACAGCCGACAAATCACTTCAAGCAGCTATTACCGTCATGAAAGAAAAACGAGTGGATACATTACTTGTAGTCGACGAAGGGAATGTATTAAAAGGCTTTATTGACGTAGAACAAATAGATTTAAATCGTCGTACTGCAACTTCTGTAATGGATATTATTGAGAAAAATGTCTTTTATGTGTATGAAGATACGTTACTGCGAGATACAGTACAACGTATTTTAAAACGTGGTTATAAATATATTCCTGTAGTTGATAAGGATAAACGTCTTGTCGGGATTGTAACCCGTGCCAGTTTGGTAGATATCGTTTATGATTCCATTTGGGGCACTGTAGATGATGTGACAGAAAACCAGGAGGAACAAGCGGATTCCGAAATGACAGAACCAGAAATGAAGCAGGAGGGATAA
- the thiT gene encoding energy-coupled thiamine transporter ThiT, whose translation MQNKRLIILLECAIFAAVAMVLSFIPLDIGSSFSISLGMIPMYVIAIRRGFWAAGFAGLLWGLLHFLTGKAYILMPSQAIIEYILAFSFIAFSGVFSKQVRINLAANKLKEAIQWAWGTMIIGGVARYFWHYVAGVLFWGAYAFKGWGAQLFSIVMNGASCLGTVVVSGIIISILLKTSPKLFLPK comes from the coding sequence ATGCAAAACAAACGATTAATTATTTTACTAGAATGTGCTATTTTTGCAGCAGTTGCAATGGTACTAAGTTTTATCCCGTTAGACATTGGATCCAGTTTCTCCATTTCACTTGGAATGATTCCAATGTATGTTATTGCTATTAGACGAGGCTTTTGGGCGGCTGGATTCGCGGGGCTTTTATGGGGATTGTTACATTTTTTAACAGGTAAAGCTTATATTCTAATGCCATCTCAAGCAATTATTGAATATATTTTAGCATTCAGTTTCATTGCATTTAGTGGTGTATTTAGTAAACAGGTTCGAATTAATTTAGCTGCAAACAAACTAAAAGAAGCGATTCAGTGGGCATGGGGGACTATGATTATTGGAGGAGTAGCTAGATATTTTTGGCATTATGTTGCAGGTGTGTTATTCTGGGGCGCATATGCTTTCAAAGGTTGGGGCGCTCAATTATTCTCCATTGTGATGAACGGGGCAAGCTGTCTTGGTACTGTCGTTGTTTCGGGTATTATCATTTCGATATTACTGAAAACCTCACCAAAATTATTCTTACCAAAATAA
- a CDS encoding MmcQ/YjbR family DNA-binding protein: MNYEQTLQEKVALCLTLQGAKETFPFDNKMHALTIGGKIFALIHMYHGDLFVSVKCQPEKIDQLRDEYQSIIPGYHLNKKHWITLVINEKYDVEPKIEMALIQNSYQLIFDKLPKKAQYTVKFSTND; the protein is encoded by the coding sequence ATGAATTACGAGCAAACTTTACAAGAAAAAGTCGCGCTTTGTCTAACTTTACAAGGTGCTAAAGAAACTTTTCCTTTTGACAATAAAATGCACGCTTTAACTATTGGTGGTAAAATTTTTGCGCTTATTCATATGTATCATGGTGATTTATTCGTAAGTGTTAAATGCCAACCAGAAAAAATTGATCAATTACGCGATGAATATCAGAGTATAATACCTGGATATCATTTGAATAAAAAACATTGGATAACTTTAGTGATAAACGAAAAATATGATGTGGAACCTAAAATAGAAATGGCGTTAATTCAAAATAGTTATCAGCTCATTTTTGACAAACTTCCAAAAAAAGCACAATATACCGTTAAATTTTCCACTAATGACTAA